One genomic window of Arthrobacter sp. KBS0703 includes the following:
- a CDS encoding phosphohydrolase, with product MPEQGLPEARFTVETAKVLAEVAHNRQKDKLKRPYREHVIAVGDALADFDDDIRIAGYLHDIAEDTPITRQALLDMGVSERAVGIIERVTKRLHDNPDDYEAGIRFIAEDHDATLVKIADNAHNSLPERVKALAEKWPDKPPVTRYADARPVLYAAVPEAEIRMILARVNPWLLEELDDRLDEADDTDYENLSYEDAPQVGPAATPEPEPPVEPVGTPGTDGAPRD from the coding sequence ATGCCAGAACAAGGATTGCCGGAAGCACGCTTCACCGTAGAGACCGCCAAGGTCCTCGCCGAAGTGGCGCACAACCGCCAGAAGGACAAGCTCAAGCGCCCGTACCGCGAGCACGTTATCGCGGTCGGTGATGCGCTCGCCGATTTCGACGACGACATCCGGATCGCCGGCTACCTCCATGACATCGCGGAGGACACGCCCATCACGCGGCAGGCGCTGCTGGACATGGGCGTCTCGGAGCGGGCGGTGGGCATCATCGAGCGGGTCACCAAGCGGCTGCACGACAACCCGGACGATTACGAGGCCGGCATCCGTTTCATCGCCGAGGACCATGATGCCACCCTGGTGAAAATCGCCGACAACGCGCACAATTCCCTGCCCGAACGGGTGAAGGCGCTGGCCGAGAAGTGGCCGGACAAGCCGCCGGTGACGCGCTATGCCGACGCCCGTCCCGTGCTGTACGCAGCCGTTCCCGAGGCCGAGATCCGGATGATCCTGGCGAGGGTGAACCCTTGGCTGCTCGAGGAACTGGACGACCGCCTGGACGAGGCGGACGACACCGACTACGAGAATCTGTCCTACGAAGACGCCCCGCAGGTCGGGCCTGCCGCGACCCCCGAGCCTGAGCCGCCGGTCGAGCCTGTCGGCACCCCCGGGACGGACGGCGCACCCAGGGACTAG
- a CDS encoding NADP-dependent oxidoreductase, which yields MLAYVLTRYGGADAMELRDVPEPHPGPGEVRIRVAAAGLNPVDYKLRQGKLRAISSYRLPIIAGCEVAGTVDAVGPGTGGFEIGDRVYARVDKATLGAFAELVCIDQAIVAAMPASLGFAEAAGLPLAGLTALQALRDELAVGKGTRLFISGGAGGVGTLAIQLAKHFGAEVTTTASPRGDELVRRLGADRVIDYTRKRIADELPDYDAVLDLVGGDTLKQSFRILKPGGRVVSIAGVPEPLTARKDLAAPGWVAALFWAISLPVRLRARRARAGYRYLFMHPSGDDLRFLAALVGEGALQPVVDSEYPFGGIADAFAALENGRAKGKIVVILPAPR from the coding sequence ATGCTGGCCTACGTCCTCACCCGGTACGGCGGGGCAGACGCCATGGAACTCCGGGACGTCCCCGAACCGCATCCCGGACCCGGCGAGGTGCGGATCCGGGTCGCTGCCGCGGGGCTCAACCCGGTCGACTACAAGCTGCGCCAGGGAAAGCTGCGGGCCATCAGCTCCTACAGGCTTCCCATCATCGCCGGCTGCGAGGTGGCCGGAACGGTGGACGCCGTCGGACCCGGAACGGGCGGTTTCGAAATCGGGGACCGCGTGTATGCGCGCGTCGACAAGGCCACCCTCGGCGCTTTTGCAGAGCTTGTGTGCATTGATCAGGCGATCGTCGCCGCCATGCCGGCGTCGCTGGGATTCGCCGAAGCGGCGGGACTGCCGCTGGCCGGCCTGACCGCGCTTCAGGCCCTGCGCGACGAACTCGCCGTCGGGAAGGGCACCAGGCTCTTCATCTCCGGTGGCGCAGGCGGCGTGGGAACGCTGGCGATCCAGCTGGCCAAGCACTTCGGTGCCGAGGTGACCACCACGGCGTCCCCGCGCGGCGACGAACTGGTGCGGAGACTCGGCGCGGACCGCGTGATCGATTACACCCGGAAACGCATAGCCGACGAACTGCCGGACTATGACGCCGTGCTGGACCTGGTGGGCGGCGACACGCTGAAGCAGTCTTTCCGGATCCTCAAGCCGGGAGGCAGGGTGGTGTCGATCGCGGGAGTCCCCGAGCCGCTGACCGCGCGGAAGGACCTGGCCGCCCCCGGCTGGGTCGCGGCGCTCTTCTGGGCCATCAGCCTTCCGGTCCGGTTGCGGGCAAGGCGGGCGCGCGCCGGCTACCGCTACCTCTTCATGCATCCCAGCGGGGATGACCTGCGCTTCCTCGCCGCGCTGGTGGGTGAAGGGGCGCTTCAGCCCGTCGTTGACAGCGAGTATCCGTTCGGCGGCATCGCTGACGCCTTCGCCGCCCTGGAGAATGGGCGCGCCAAAGGGAAAATCGTGGTCATTCTGCCGGCGCCACGGTAG
- a CDS encoding low temperature requirement protein A yields MSPNPLRHAAARMGGRNPHEQHRTATPLELFFDLTFVIAFGVAGSQFAHEIAEAHFGAGLLGFSFAMFAVIWAWINFTWFASAYDTDDWVFRVVTMVQLLGVLILAMGIEPLFRSLVAGDHVDNAVIVGGYVIMRLALVFQWLRAARQDPARRQTCLRYASYLGTVQLGWIAVLIIQADLPTTILMIVPLYVLEMATPYVAERSMRTPWHAHHIAERYGLLAIIALGECLIGAIETLRAIVANHGWSVDAALVGFGGTALAFSMWWIYFILPAGQALHLQRHRSFFFGYGHMPVFAAIAATGAGLHVAAYYIDHGAHISAAVAVASIAIPVALFKLSLTWLFSVMICADRTVIAVAAGVVAVLAGAVALAEAGVSLPVCLMVIVLALAASIVIDERRGTERLAAALEHLEGGATVAPAE; encoded by the coding sequence ATGTCTCCGAACCCGCTGCGGCATGCCGCAGCCCGCATGGGCGGCCGCAATCCCCACGAGCAACACAGGACTGCCACGCCGCTGGAACTATTCTTCGACCTCACGTTTGTCATTGCGTTCGGGGTGGCGGGAAGCCAGTTCGCCCACGAGATCGCCGAAGCCCACTTCGGCGCGGGACTGCTCGGCTTCTCCTTCGCGATGTTCGCCGTGATCTGGGCCTGGATCAACTTCACCTGGTTCGCCAGCGCCTACGACACCGACGACTGGGTCTTCCGGGTGGTCACCATGGTCCAGCTCCTGGGCGTGCTGATTCTCGCCATGGGCATCGAGCCGTTGTTCCGCTCGCTCGTGGCCGGCGACCATGTGGACAACGCCGTGATCGTGGGCGGCTATGTGATCATGCGCCTTGCCCTGGTCTTCCAATGGCTGCGCGCGGCGCGGCAGGACCCGGCCCGCCGCCAGACCTGCCTGCGGTACGCGAGCTACCTTGGCACGGTGCAGCTCGGCTGGATCGCGGTGCTGATCATTCAGGCCGACCTACCGACGACCATCCTGATGATCGTCCCCCTCTACGTGCTGGAAATGGCCACGCCCTACGTCGCCGAGCGGTCAATGCGGACCCCGTGGCACGCGCACCACATCGCCGAACGCTACGGGCTACTCGCCATCATCGCCCTCGGCGAATGCCTGATCGGCGCGATCGAAACCCTCCGCGCCATCGTGGCCAACCATGGCTGGAGCGTCGATGCGGCGCTGGTGGGGTTCGGCGGAACAGCGCTGGCCTTCAGCATGTGGTGGATCTACTTCATCCTGCCCGCCGGCCAGGCCCTGCACCTCCAGCGGCACCGCTCATTCTTCTTCGGCTACGGGCACATGCCGGTCTTCGCTGCCATTGCCGCGACGGGCGCCGGACTGCATGTGGCCGCCTACTACATCGACCATGGGGCGCACATCAGCGCCGCCGTGGCGGTTGCCAGCATTGCAATCCCCGTAGCGCTGTTCAAACTCTCCCTGACCTGGCTGTTCAGCGTCATGATCTGCGCGGACCGCACCGTCATTGCCGTCGCCGCCGGAGTGGTGGCGGTGCTGGCCGGCGCCGTTGCCCTCGCCGAAGCCGGGGTTTCGTTGCCCGTCTGCCTGATGGTGATTGTCCTGGCTCTTGCCGCGTCCATCGTCATTGATGAGCGCCGCGGCACGGAGCGGCTGGCCGCCGCATTGGAGCACTTGGAAGGCGGGGCTACCGTGGCGCCGGCAGAATGA
- a CDS encoding ATP-binding protein has translation MTNWRIRDFHSADLDGILHLWESLKATNVEPVYALSEVLASCEKDHAVVAVLGDQVVGAAVGRAAHDQGWIVFLATLPEYRGRGIGTSLLAAVENRMAPHGLNKLSALMPESETRVEAFLSRGFMLKKNLRYFERTIPVQRQELEPLGLLGGRILARDLWENVAGMRREKELLERRLVLPLAEADLADEYGVVPPRAVVLFGPPGTGKTTFAKAIASRLEWPFVEVFPSRLASDPKGLAGALRETFLEIAELEHAVVFIDEVEEIASQRSGEPPSPLQGVTNELLKIIPAFREQPGRLLVCATNFIRALDTAFLRHGRFDYVIPIGLPDRQAREAMWQRFIPAAVVDDVDVELLVDRTEGFSPADIEYAARSASQRALEKAVYDDGGLASGGTVAVREAVRKGPATQDYLDAIADTRTTVSDEVHETFLEDIEALGRV, from the coding sequence ATGACCAATTGGCGGATCAGGGATTTCCACTCAGCGGACCTGGACGGCATCCTGCACCTCTGGGAGTCGTTGAAGGCCACCAACGTTGAACCCGTGTACGCGCTCTCCGAAGTGCTCGCGTCCTGCGAAAAGGACCACGCCGTCGTGGCGGTGCTGGGCGATCAGGTGGTGGGCGCCGCCGTCGGACGTGCCGCGCACGACCAAGGCTGGATCGTCTTCCTGGCCACGCTGCCCGAGTACCGCGGCCGCGGGATCGGAACGTCGCTGCTGGCCGCCGTCGAGAACCGGATGGCGCCACACGGGCTCAACAAGCTGTCCGCCCTCATGCCGGAGTCGGAAACCAGGGTGGAGGCCTTCCTGAGCCGGGGGTTCATGCTCAAGAAGAACCTGCGCTACTTCGAGCGCACCATCCCAGTCCAGCGCCAGGAGCTTGAGCCGCTGGGCCTGCTGGGCGGCCGCATCCTGGCCCGGGACCTGTGGGAGAACGTGGCCGGCATGCGCCGCGAAAAGGAGCTGCTGGAACGGCGCCTCGTGCTGCCGCTGGCCGAGGCGGACCTGGCGGACGAGTACGGCGTGGTGCCGCCGCGCGCCGTCGTGCTGTTCGGGCCGCCCGGCACCGGAAAGACCACCTTCGCCAAGGCAATCGCGTCCCGTCTGGAGTGGCCGTTCGTGGAGGTGTTCCCCTCCCGGCTGGCCTCCGATCCCAAGGGCCTGGCCGGGGCGCTGCGCGAGACGTTCCTGGAGATCGCCGAGCTGGAGCACGCCGTGGTGTTCATCGACGAGGTGGAGGAGATCGCCTCGCAGCGCTCGGGCGAGCCCCCGTCGCCGCTGCAGGGCGTCACCAACGAACTCCTCAAGATCATCCCGGCCTTCCGCGAACAGCCGGGCCGCCTGCTGGTCTGCGCCACCAACTTCATCCGCGCCCTGGACACCGCGTTCCTGCGCCACGGCCGGTTCGACTACGTCATCCCCATCGGGCTCCCGGACCGCCAGGCCCGCGAGGCCATGTGGCAGCGCTTCATCCCCGCCGCCGTGGTGGACGACGTCGACGTGGAGCTTCTGGTGGACCGCACCGAGGGCTTCTCCCCCGCGGACATCGAATACGCCGCCCGCAGCGCCTCCCAGCGTGCGCTGGAAAAAGCGGTGTACGACGACGGCGGGCTGGCGTCCGGGGGCACCGTGGCTGTCCGCGAGGCCGTCCGGAAGGGCCCCGCCACGCAGGACTATCTCGATGCCATCGCGGATACCCGGACCACCGTCAGCGACGAGGTGCACGAGACCTTCCTCGAGGACATCGAGGCACTCGGCCGGGTGTAG
- a CDS encoding universal stress protein: MDAEGKVVVGVDGSESSIEALRYAARVAPALDARVHAVACWNFPEMYAGYVPPDFDAFEASAAKILAETVDKAFGPDAPEGLTTELVRGPAPEKLVEAGAGARMLVVGRRGHGGFLGLHLGSVSSACVSHADCPVLVVHVKESHRPHHLWWGSKAKNRDPAKG, translated from the coding sequence ATGGATGCTGAAGGCAAAGTGGTTGTCGGCGTGGACGGTTCGGAGTCCTCCATAGAGGCGCTGCGCTACGCGGCCCGGGTTGCGCCCGCCCTGGACGCACGGGTTCACGCCGTGGCCTGCTGGAATTTTCCCGAGATGTACGCCGGCTATGTGCCGCCGGACTTCGACGCGTTCGAGGCCTCCGCCGCCAAAATACTGGCGGAAACCGTCGACAAGGCGTTCGGACCGGACGCCCCCGAGGGCCTCACCACGGAGCTGGTGCGCGGCCCCGCACCGGAGAAGCTGGTGGAGGCTGGAGCAGGAGCACGAATGCTGGTGGTGGGCCGCAGGGGGCACGGCGGATTCCTGGGCCTGCATCTGGGGTCGGTGAGCTCAGCCTGCGTCTCGCATGCCGACTGCCCGGTCCTGGTGGTGCATGTGAAGGAAAGCCACCGGCCCCACCATCTCTGGTGGGGCTCCAAGGCCAAGAACCGCGACCCGGCCAAGGGCTGA
- a CDS encoding MBL fold metallo-hydrolase has product MDVVVIETPQLGDRSYLVHDGRVGLVIDAQRDTDRIEEAARQAGVAITHVAETHVHNDYLTGGLILARAHGAKYLVNAADSVAFEREPITDGQTVQIGGFSLRAVATPGHTHTHLSYVVTDGRTKAVFSGGSLLYGSVGRTDLAGPADTAGLARDQYASVRRLADEAGPDAALFPTHGFGSFCSTGPATGAAASTIREQRATNHALTDPDPEHFVAELMANLSAYPSYYAHMAPINMTGPEPADLSLPESLDGAELVSRLARGEWVVDLRRRVLFASSHLMGTVSFEYGSGSSFSSYLGWVLPWGEKLTLVGDRKDLRSAIRDLSRIGIDRPDAAVGTEPHALAPGAAVASYPRAGWAAVVAEKPAGDTVLDVRRTEEFDASHVADALNVPLHELLGRLDELPPGRIWVHCNSGYRAGVAASLLQREGRDVVHIDARFREAAAAGVPMHLQQAQRL; this is encoded by the coding sequence ATGGACGTCGTCGTCATCGAAACCCCGCAGCTGGGGGACCGCAGCTACCTGGTCCATGACGGCCGAGTTGGGCTGGTGATCGACGCCCAGCGGGACACGGACCGCATCGAGGAAGCCGCGCGGCAGGCAGGCGTGGCCATCACCCACGTCGCCGAGACGCACGTCCACAACGACTACCTCACCGGCGGACTGATCCTGGCCCGCGCCCACGGCGCAAAGTACCTGGTCAACGCCGCGGATTCCGTGGCATTCGAGCGCGAGCCCATCACCGACGGACAGACCGTGCAGATCGGCGGCTTCTCCCTCAGGGCCGTGGCCACGCCCGGCCACACGCACACCCACCTGTCCTACGTGGTCACGGACGGGCGCACCAAGGCTGTCTTTTCCGGCGGCAGCCTGCTCTACGGCTCGGTGGGCCGCACGGACCTGGCCGGCCCCGCGGATACGGCCGGGCTGGCCAGGGACCAGTACGCCTCGGTGCGCCGGCTGGCTGACGAGGCCGGTCCCGACGCCGCCCTGTTCCCGACCCACGGTTTCGGCTCATTCTGCTCTACCGGCCCGGCGACGGGCGCGGCGGCGTCCACCATCCGGGAGCAACGCGCCACCAACCACGCCCTGACCGATCCGGACCCCGAGCATTTTGTGGCCGAACTGATGGCCAACCTTTCGGCCTATCCCTCCTACTACGCCCACATGGCCCCGATCAACATGACCGGCCCAGAGCCCGCGGACCTGAGCCTGCCAGAATCCCTGGACGGCGCTGAACTCGTCAGCCGGCTGGCGAGGGGCGAGTGGGTGGTGGACCTCCGTCGCCGGGTGCTGTTCGCGAGCAGCCACCTGATGGGAACCGTGAGCTTCGAGTATGGGTCCGGGTCCAGTTTCAGTTCGTACCTCGGCTGGGTCTTGCCGTGGGGAGAGAAACTGACCCTCGTGGGCGACCGCAAGGATCTGCGGAGCGCCATCCGGGACCTCTCCCGCATCGGTATCGACCGCCCGGACGCCGCTGTCGGCACGGAGCCCCACGCACTGGCGCCGGGGGCCGCCGTCGCCTCCTACCCCCGGGCCGGGTGGGCCGCCGTGGTCGCCGAAAAACCCGCCGGCGACACGGTGCTGGATGTCAGGCGCACGGAGGAGTTTGACGCATCCCACGTGGCCGATGCGCTCAACGTGCCGCTGCACGAACTGCTGGGACGCCTGGACGAACTTCCGCCCGGCAGGATCTGGGTGCACTGCAATTCCGGCTACCGGGCCGGCGTGGCGGCCAGCCTGCTGCAGAGGGAAGGCCGGGACGTGGTGCACATTGACGCCCGGTTCCGGGAAGCCGCAGCGGCGGGTGTTCCGATGCACCTGCAACAGGCGCAGAGACTCTAA
- a CDS encoding SCO4226 family nickel-binding protein — MPEFMDVHRNMTGLTKEDLQAAHDADLAIQSEEGVVFKTAWGDPESGVVYCLSEAPSADAVRRIHERTGHPADEIHPVPIKV; from the coding sequence ATGCCGGAATTCATGGATGTCCATCGCAACATGACTGGACTGACCAAGGAGGACCTTCAAGCTGCACACGATGCGGACCTGGCGATTCAAAGCGAGGAAGGCGTCGTGTTTAAGACGGCTTGGGGTGACCCCGAATCAGGCGTCGTCTACTGCCTGTCCGAGGCCCCGTCGGCGGACGCGGTGAGGCGCATACACGAACGTACCGGCCACCCGGCAGACGAGATACATCCAGTCCCCATTAAGGTCTGA
- a CDS encoding amino acid permease translates to MSNPQQGTATQPAITDHTVPAQAHATESLLHAEDKGYHKSLKPRQIQMIAIGGAIGTGLFLGAGGRLNAAGPSLVIAYAVCGFFAFLILRALGELILHRPSSGSFVSYAREFFGEKAAFVAGWFYWINWATTTIVDITAAALYMNFFGKYVPWMADVPQWAWALTALIVVLGLNLVSVKVFGEMEFWFAIIKVAALVAFLLIGTYFVIFGTPVDGQEVGLSLITDNGGIFPNGILPMIILMQGVLFAYASIELVGTAAGETENPEKIMPKAINSVVFRIAVFYVGSVILLALLLPYTTYQKGVSPFVTFFGSIGIQGVDVIMNLVVLTAALSSLNAGLYSTGRILRSMSVAGSAPKFAQRMNKAGVPYGGIAITAGVSLLGVPLNYLVPTQAFEIVLNVASVGIIVTWATIVLCQMQLKRWADKGWLKRPTFRMIGAPYTGYLSLLFLVGVLVMVFIDSPLTLLVTLVACALMVAGWYACRKRIHEIAETRDGYTGMSPVIANRPGPGGTDRI, encoded by the coding sequence ATGTCCAATCCCCAGCAGGGCACCGCGACCCAGCCGGCCATCACGGACCACACCGTCCCGGCACAGGCGCATGCCACCGAATCCCTCCTTCACGCCGAAGACAAGGGCTACCACAAGAGCCTGAAACCGCGGCAGATCCAGATGATCGCGATCGGCGGCGCCATCGGCACCGGCCTGTTCCTCGGCGCCGGCGGCCGGCTCAACGCAGCCGGCCCCTCCCTCGTCATCGCCTACGCCGTCTGCGGCTTCTTCGCCTTCCTGATCCTCCGCGCCCTCGGCGAACTCATCCTGCACCGCCCGTCATCCGGCTCGTTCGTCTCCTACGCCCGGGAATTCTTCGGCGAGAAGGCCGCCTTCGTCGCCGGCTGGTTCTACTGGATCAACTGGGCCACCACCACCATCGTGGACATCACCGCCGCCGCCCTCTACATGAACTTCTTCGGCAAATACGTCCCCTGGATGGCCGACGTCCCGCAATGGGCCTGGGCCCTGACCGCCCTGATCGTCGTCCTGGGCCTGAACCTCGTCTCCGTAAAGGTCTTCGGCGAAATGGAATTCTGGTTCGCCATCATCAAAGTCGCCGCCCTCGTCGCGTTCCTCCTCATAGGCACCTACTTCGTCATCTTCGGCACCCCCGTGGACGGCCAGGAAGTCGGCCTCAGCCTCATCACCGACAACGGCGGGATCTTCCCCAACGGCATCCTGCCCATGATCATCCTGATGCAGGGCGTGCTCTTCGCCTACGCCTCCATCGAACTGGTCGGCACCGCCGCCGGCGAAACCGAAAACCCCGAAAAAATCATGCCCAAGGCCATCAACTCCGTGGTCTTCCGCATCGCCGTGTTCTACGTCGGCTCCGTCATCCTCCTGGCCCTGCTGCTGCCCTACACCACCTACCAGAAGGGCGTCAGCCCCTTCGTGACCTTCTTCGGCTCCATCGGCATCCAGGGCGTGGACGTCATCATGAACCTCGTCGTCCTCACCGCCGCCCTGTCCTCCCTCAACGCCGGCCTCTACTCCACCGGCCGGATCCTGCGCTCCATGTCCGTCGCCGGCTCCGCCCCGAAGTTCGCCCAGCGCATGAACAAAGCCGGCGTCCCCTACGGCGGCATCGCCATCACCGCCGGCGTCTCCCTGCTCGGCGTCCCGCTGAACTACCTCGTCCCCACCCAGGCCTTCGAAATCGTCCTCAACGTCGCCTCCGTCGGCATCATCGTCACCTGGGCCACCATCGTCCTGTGCCAGATGCAGCTCAAACGCTGGGCCGACAAAGGCTGGCTCAAACGCCCCACCTTCCGGATGATCGGCGCCCCCTACACCGGCTACCTCTCCCTGCTCTTCCTCGTCGGCGTCCTCGTCATGGTCTTCATCGACTCCCCGCTCACCCTGCTCGTGACCCTCGTCGCCTGCGCCCTCATGGTCGCCGGCTGGTACGCCTGCCGCAAACGCATCCACGAAATCGCCGAAACCCGCGACGGCTACACCGGAATGTCCCCCGTAATCGCAAACCGCCCCGGCCCCGGCGGCACGGACCGCATCTAG
- a CDS encoding aspartate ammonia-lyase has product MTETQTLPDVRSEHDLLGDRDVPAAAYWGVHTLRAVENFPITGQPLSTNMHLVRGLAAVKLAAARTNLELGLLDPERAAAIEAACTDVLNGDLHEQFVVDVIQGGAGTSSNMNANEVIANRALEILGHPKGHYTRLHPNDHVNLSQSTNDVYPTAVKLGTIFAARELLSALAELEEAFAEKALEFRTVVKMGRTQLQDAVPMTLGQEFGTYAITIGEDRLRLAEADLLIHEINLGATAIGTGLNAPPGYAAAACRHLAEITGLPLVTAPDLIEATQDVGAFVHLSGVLKRVAVKLSKICNDLRLLSSGPRAGFGEINLPAVQSGSSIMPGKINPVIPEVVSQVAYEVIGNDVTITMAAEAGQLQLNAFEPIIVHSLHKSISHLEAAARTLTARCVRGITANTEHLRLTVEQSIGLVTALNPHLGYATATAIAQEALATGRGVAELVLEHGLLTADQLQELLSPERLANLSK; this is encoded by the coding sequence ATGACCGAAACCCAGACCCTCCCGGACGTCCGGTCCGAGCATGACCTCCTCGGTGACCGGGACGTTCCCGCCGCCGCGTACTGGGGCGTGCACACCCTGCGCGCCGTGGAGAACTTCCCCATCACCGGCCAGCCGCTGTCCACCAACATGCACCTGGTCCGCGGCCTCGCCGCGGTGAAACTCGCCGCCGCCCGCACCAACCTCGAACTCGGGCTCCTGGACCCCGAACGTGCCGCCGCCATCGAAGCCGCCTGCACCGACGTCCTGAACGGAGACCTGCACGAGCAGTTCGTCGTCGACGTCATCCAGGGCGGCGCCGGGACCTCCTCGAACATGAACGCCAACGAGGTCATCGCCAACCGGGCCCTGGAAATCCTCGGCCACCCCAAAGGCCACTACACCCGCCTGCACCCCAACGACCACGTCAACCTCTCCCAGTCCACCAACGACGTCTACCCCACCGCGGTCAAACTCGGCACCATCTTCGCCGCCCGCGAGCTGCTCTCCGCCCTGGCCGAACTCGAAGAAGCGTTCGCCGAAAAAGCCCTGGAATTCCGCACCGTGGTCAAAATGGGCCGCACCCAGTTACAGGACGCCGTGCCCATGACCCTGGGCCAGGAATTCGGCACCTACGCCATCACCATCGGCGAAGACCGCCTCCGCCTCGCCGAAGCGGACCTGCTGATCCACGAAATCAACCTCGGCGCCACCGCCATCGGCACCGGCCTGAACGCACCCCCCGGCTACGCCGCCGCCGCCTGCCGCCACCTGGCCGAGATCACCGGCCTGCCGCTGGTCACCGCCCCCGACCTGATCGAAGCCACCCAGGACGTCGGCGCCTTCGTCCACCTCTCCGGCGTCCTCAAACGCGTCGCCGTGAAACTCTCCAAGATCTGCAACGACCTGCGCCTGCTCTCCTCCGGCCCGCGCGCCGGCTTCGGCGAAATCAACCTCCCCGCGGTCCAGTCCGGATCCTCGATCATGCCCGGCAAAATCAACCCCGTGATCCCCGAAGTCGTCTCCCAGGTCGCCTACGAAGTCATCGGCAACGACGTCACCATCACCATGGCCGCCGAAGCCGGCCAGCTCCAGCTCAACGCCTTCGAACCCATCATCGTCCACAGCCTCCACAAGAGCATCTCCCACCTCGAAGCAGCCGCCCGCACCCTCACGGCACGCTGCGTCCGGGGCATCACCGCCAACACCGAACACCTCCGCCTCACCGTGGAACAATCCATCGGCCTGGTCACCGCCCTGAACCCCCACCTCGGCTACGCCACCGCCACCGCCATCGCCCAGGAAGCCCTCGCCACCGGCCGCGGCGTCGCCGAACTCGTCCTCGAACACGGCCTCCTCACCGCCGACCAACTCCAGGAACTCCTCAGCCCCGAACGCCTCGCCAACCTCAGCAAATAG
- a CDS encoding asparaginase gives MLSPALPVHADARDDTAPDFPALPRHAALAVQTRDGLVESVHYGSLIATAPDGSTLLSAGEPLAAFYPRSSLKPLQAVAMVRAGLDLPADLLALTAASHSGSAEHRDGALRILELHGLTASALENSTDLPYGVPEREEWLREGGLPTRIAQNCSGKHAAMAATCVINGWPVRGYLDPGHPLQKLVAETVAELTGEEPSGTSTDGCGTPLFALTLAGMGRAFGRLAAAELPDGASAPESPEAAVAHAMRRHPEMVAGEGRDVTDLMRLVPGLLAKDGFEGIQLVGLRDGRAIAIKISDGGDRARMPVTVRALEALGVDTTPLAGIATGAVLGGGKPVGLLQAADFPSLVPANDFVPANDAK, from the coding sequence ATGCTTTCCCCTGCCTTGCCCGTCCATGCCGACGCCCGGGACGACACAGCCCCCGACTTCCCGGCCCTGCCCCGGCACGCCGCCCTGGCGGTCCAGACCCGCGACGGCCTCGTGGAAAGCGTCCACTACGGCTCGCTGATCGCCACCGCGCCCGACGGCAGCACCCTGCTTTCAGCCGGGGAGCCGCTGGCGGCGTTCTATCCGCGATCCTCGCTCAAGCCCCTGCAGGCCGTGGCAATGGTCCGGGCCGGGCTCGACCTCCCCGCCGACCTCCTGGCCCTCACAGCCGCGAGCCACTCCGGTTCCGCCGAGCACCGCGACGGCGCCCTCCGCATCCTCGAGCTCCACGGGCTCACGGCCTCGGCCCTGGAAAACAGCACGGACCTCCCCTACGGCGTCCCCGAGCGCGAGGAATGGCTCCGCGAAGGCGGGCTCCCCACCCGGATCGCCCAGAACTGCTCCGGCAAGCACGCCGCCATGGCGGCCACCTGCGTTATCAACGGCTGGCCGGTCCGGGGCTACCTCGACCCCGGGCACCCGCTGCAGAAACTCGTGGCGGAGACCGTCGCGGAACTGACCGGCGAGGAGCCGTCCGGCACCAGCACCGACGGCTGCGGCACCCCGCTGTTCGCGCTGACGCTGGCCGGAATGGGCCGCGCCTTCGGCCGCCTGGCCGCCGCGGAACTTCCGGACGGCGCGTCCGCCCCGGAAAGTCCGGAAGCCGCCGTCGCGCATGCCATGCGGCGCCATCCGGAGATGGTGGCGGGCGAAGGCCGCGACGTCACCGACCTCATGCGCCTCGTGCCGGGCCTGCTCGCCAAGGACGGTTTTGAGGGCATCCAGCTGGTGGGCCTGCGAGACGGCCGCGCCATCGCGATCAAGATTTCCGACGGCGGGGACCGTGCCCGCATGCCCGTCACCGTACGGGCACTGGAAGCGCTCGGCGTCGATACCACCCCGCTCGCGGGCATCGCCACCGGCGCTGTCCTCGGCGGCGGCAAGCCCGTGGGCCTGCTGCAGGCCGCAGATTTCCCCTCCCTTGTACCTGCCAACGACTTTGTCCCTGCCAACGATGCCAAATAA